One segment of Physeter macrocephalus isolate SW-GA chromosome 3, ASM283717v5, whole genome shotgun sequence DNA contains the following:
- the LOC102979157 gene encoding heterogeneous nuclear ribonucleoproteins A2/B1-like, with protein sequence MEKTSKSVPLERNKREKEQFRKLFIGGLSSETTEESLWNYYQQWGYLTDCVLIRDAVSQKSRRFGFVTFSSMAEVDAVMAARPHSIDGKTVTPKRAVPREDYGKPGALVTVKKLFVGGIAEDTEEHHLRDYFEKYGKINAIEIITDGQSGKKRGFGFVAFDDHDPVDKIVLQKNHTINGHRAEVRKALSRQEMQEGQCSRSGRGRNAGFVYVHGGGGKFGAGNFGGRNFRGGSDGYGRGHTFGDGYHGSGGGPGGGNLRVSSGHGGGRGGYGGGYGNQDGSSRAGYDNYGRRNYGSQNYSDLENYKQKPSKYELLKSGKLSGSRNMGGSYSGGNYGSRDNGGSGGYGQTR encoded by the coding sequence ATGGAGAAAACTTCAAAATCTGTTCCTTTGGAGAGgaataagagagaaaaggaacaatTCCGTAAACTCTTTATTGGTGGCTTGAGCTCTGAAACCACAGAAGAAAGTCTGTGGAACTACTACCAGCAATGGGGATATCTTACAGACTGTGTGTTAATACGGGACGCTGTAAGCCAAAAATCAAGAAGATTTGGTTTTGTCACGTTTTCATCCATGGCTGAGGTTGATGCTGTCATGGCTGCCAGACCTCATTCCATTGATGGGAAAACAGTTACGCCCAAACGTGCTGTCCCAAGAGAGGACTATGGAAAGCCGGGGGCTCTTGTCACTGTGAAGAAGCTGTTTGTTGGTGGAATTGCGGAAGATACTGAGGAACATCATCTTAGAGATTACTttgagaaatatggaaaaatcaaTGCCATTGAAATAATTACTGATGGGCAGTCAGGCAAGAAAAGAGGCTTTGGGTTTGTTGCTTTTGATGACCATGATCCCGTGGATAAGATCGTGTTGCAGAAAAATCATACCATCAATGGTCATCGTGCAGAAGTAAGAAAGGCCTTATCTAGACAAGAAATGCAAGAAGGCCAATGTTCTagaagtggaagaggaagaaacgCTGGTTTTGTATATGTTCATGGTGGTGGTGGAAAGTTTGGAGCAGGAAATTTTGGAGGAAGGAACTTTAGAGGAGGATCTGATGGGTATGGAAGAGGACATACATTTGGGGATGGCTATCATGGGTCTGGAGGAGGACCTGGAGGTGGCAATTTGAGGGTTAGTTCTGGTCatggaggaggacgaggaggataTGGTGGTGGATATGGCAACCAGGATGGGAGCTCCAGAGCTGGTTATGACAACTATGGAAGAAGAAATTATGGAAGTCAAAATTACAGTGATTTGGAGAATTATAAGCAGAAACCTTCTAAGTACGAATTACTGAAGAGTGGAAAACTTAGTGGTAGCCGGAACATGGGAGGATCATATAGTGGAGGAAACTATGGTTCAAGAGACAATGGAGGAAGTGGGGGGTATGGACAGACAAGATGA
- the C1QC gene encoding complement C1q subcomponent subunit C, with product MDMGSCSWPPLVPNLLLLFLALLPGGQAGTDCYGIAGMPGLPGAPGKDGHDGLPGPKGEPGIPAIPGTRGPKGQKGDPGTPGYPGKNGPMGTPGIPGAPGNMGPPGDPGDEGRYKQNHQSVFTVTRQTVQFPAPNSLVKFNSVITNPQRDYDTNTGKFTCKVPGLYYFVYYTSHTANLCVQLYHSGVKVTTFCDHMSNSKQVSSGSVLLRVQVGEQVWLAVNDYNGMVGTEGSDSVFSGFLLFPD from the exons ATGGACATGGGGTCCTGCTCCTGGCCCCCCCTTGTACCAAACCTGCTGCTGCTCTTCCTGGCACTGCTGCCTGGGGGCCAAGCTGGCACAGACTGCTATGGGATCGCCGGGATGCCGGGCCTGCCAGGGGCCCCAGGGAAGGATGGGCATGACGGATTGCCAGGGCCCAAGGGTGAACCAG GAATCCCAGCTATCCCTGGGACACGAGGACCCAAGGGTCAGAAGGGAGATCCTGGCACACCTGGCTATCCTGGGAAAAATGGTCCCATGGGAACCCCTGGGATTCCAGGGGCTCCCGGCAACATGGGACCCCCTGGGGACCCAGGCGATGAGGGCAGGTACAAGCAGAATCATCAGTCAGTATTCACTGTCACACGGCAGACAGTCCAGTTCCCGGCGCCCAACAGTCTGGTCAAGTTCAACTCAGTCATCACAAACCCGCAGAGGGATTACGACACGAACACTGGCAAGTTCACCTGCAAAGTTCCCGGCCTCTACTACTTTGTCTACTACACATCACACACGGCCAACCTCTGTGTGCAGTTGTACCACAGTGGTGTCAAGGTGACCACCTTCTGTGACCACATGTCCAACAGCAAGCAGGTCAGCTCAGGCAGTGTGCTGCTGCGGGTGCAGGTGGGCGAGCAGGTGTGGCTGGCGGTCAACGACTACAACGGCATGGTGGGCACCGAGGGCTCTGACAGCGTCTTCTCCGGCTTCCTGCTCTTCCCTGACTAG
- the C1QA gene encoding complement C1q subcomponent subunit A, with amino-acid sequence MEAPWGWLVIGVLAISLASSVTQDVCRAQDGRDGAAGIPGRPGRPGLKGERGEQGAPGSRTGVRGLKGDQGEPGHPGKPGRMGYPGPSGPLGPPGLPGLKGTKGNPGNVQNQLQPAFSAVRRNPPMGGNVVIFDSVITNQETPYQSHSGRFICSVPGYYYFTFQVVSKWDICLSIVSFGRGQVQRSLGFCDTNSKGLFQVVSGGTVFQLQQGDQVWIEKDPNKGRIYQGSEADSVFSGFLIFPST; translated from the exons ATGGAAGCCCCCTGGGGCTGGCTGGTGATCGGTGTGCTGGCCATATCCCTGGCCTCTTCGGTGACCCAGGACGTTTGCCGAGCACAGGATGGGAGGGACGGGGCCGCAGGAATACCCGGCCGACCCGGACGGCCAGGCCTCAAGGGGGAGCGAGGGGAGCAGG GGGCCCCTGGTAGCCGGACAGGCGTCCGTGGCCTTAAAGGAGACCAGGGAGAGCCTGGGCACCCTGGAAAACCTGGCAGAATGGGCTACCCAGGGCCCAGCGGCCCCCTGGGGCCCCCTGGCCTCCCAGGGTTGAAGGGCACCAAGGGCAACCCAGGAAACGTCCAGAACCAGCTGCAGCCGGCCTTCTCGGCCGTGAGACGGAACCCTCCAATGGGCGGCAACGTGGTCATCTTTGACTCGGTCATCACCAACCAGGAGACCCCATACCAGAGCCACTCGGGCCGGTTCATCTGCTCTGTGCCGGGTTACTACTACTTCACCTTCCAGGTGGTGTCCAAGTGGGACATCTGCCTGTCCATCGTGTCCTTTGGGAGGGGCCAAGTCCAGCGTTCCTTGGGCTTCTGTGACACCAACAGCAAAGGACTCTTCCAGGTGGTGTCCGGGGGTACGGTGTTCCAGCTCCAGCAGGGAGACCAGGTCTGGATTGAAAAAGACCCCAACAAGGGCCGCATTTACCAGGGTTCAGAGGCCGACAGTGTCTTTAGCGGCTTCCTCATCTTCCCATCCACCTGA